The proteins below come from a single Uloborus diversus isolate 005 chromosome 10, Udiv.v.3.1, whole genome shotgun sequence genomic window:
- the LOC129231321 gene encoding uncharacterized protein LOC129231321 isoform X2, whose translation MKAHPDFKWYKLPAPPTRTLITRPSNRGLPNQYEKSSHSSDNCGITLGKLVDDEQLGGLSSLISSSVPGSVPASSNISNVLNSAMAQKSSKNILKPPKKRYIVNGQFKCVSETNVDSRDFQTRNACSALLELAEICTSSAARESSTLALDSSNELTEGKYSEPLTGSNNFKYQFGCSDSADRPKTASLTHPMLCSLQETNEHSKKLPISVPLNTEVNAIHRTENAFSHQDQPLDLCKNRGKTITTSHQQLIDHFVDKFLCDKPLPQSSYCKSSIIDADFCKMFSDKSASDLYHTKDEKPNHSGFTLSVAIESAVDKAYSKDSAKSNDFEVPESSRAILEHITRGNCDEPLKLEKMQEKLPDEKKELKSSNQNVECANQSQCTELNMKNNLDSNLKSDIISPVNINNNEKQVKETFSNVHENSSSNFFRKVITPPKKSRVWCNIFMNEQMMQNKNSNNKSQTLNPIVPTLPPARRSSQRTCKGRRYQALITEGLLQSAKERKSNSNKKSPPSQDKMKNKPNSVAENHILSSVKKKRKKEAVDKNRNVKTEELEVEKGLFNLEEKIASLPKCNFEHLNKKKKIMLETNSNSIKIENSNVFASTSSTDNHTSSFINEWQNISSSGRYKTGGFDLEQEIASLPKCNFDLLAKRKKKD comes from the exons ATGAAAGCACATCCTGATTTCAAATGGTATAAGCTGCCTGCTCCACCTACTAGAACACTTATAACCAGACCCTCAAATAGAGGCCTGCCAAATCAATATGAAAAAAGTTCCCATAGTTCTGACAATTGTGGTATAACATTAGGAAAGTTAGTTG ATGATGAGCAGCTTGGTGGCCTAAGTTCACTTATTAGTTCGTCAGTTCCTGGGTCTGTGCCTGCATCgagtaatatttcaaatgttttgaaCTCTGCAATGGCTcaaaaaagtagcaaaaatatcTTAAAACCTCCTAAGAAAAGGTACATAGTCAACGGGCAATTCAAATGTGTTTCTGAAACAAATGTTGATTCGAGAGATTTCCAAACTCGCAATGCTTGTTCTGCATTATTAGAGCTTGCTGAG ATTTGTACAAGTAGTGCTGCCCGTGAAAGTTCCACTTTGGCTTTAGATTCAAGTAATGAGCTAACTGAGGGGAAGTATTCAGAGCCTCTTACAGGTAGCAATAACTTTAAATATCAGTTTGGTTGCTCGGATTCCGCTGATCGTCCAAAAACTGCTTCATTAACACATCCTATGCTGTGTAGTTTACAAGAGACTAATGAACATTCGAAAAAACTTCCAATTTCTGTGCCTCTTAATACAGAAGTCAACGCAATTCATAGGACAGAAAATGCTTTCTCTCATCAAGACCAACCTCTTGATCTGTGCAAGAATAGAGGTAAAACTATAACTACTAGCCACCAGCAACTTATTGATCACtttgttgataaatttttgtgTGATAAACCTTTACCTCAAAGCAGCTATTGTAAATCGTCTATCATAGATGCAgacttttgtaaaatgttttctgataaaagtgcCAGTGACTTATATCATACTAAGGATGAAAAGCCTAATCATTCCGGATTTACTTTATCTGTTGCAATTGAGTCTGCTGTAGATAAAGCATATAGCAAAGATTCTGCCAAGTCAAATGATTTTGAAGTGCCAGAGTCCTCTCGTGCAATTCTTGAACATATCACTCGAGGCAATTGTGATGAACctttaaaactggaaaaaatgcaagaaaaattgcCTGATGagaaaaaagagttaaaatctaGCAATCAAAATGTAGAATGTGCAAACCAATCTCAATGTACTGAGctaaacatgaaaaataatttagacTCTAATTTAAAGAGTGATATAATTAGTCctgtaaatataaataataatgagAAACAAGTCAAGGAAACTTTCTCTAATGTGCATGAAAACAGCAGTAGTAATTTCTTTAGGAAAGTAATTACTCCGCCAAAGAAGTCGCGTGTTTGGTGCAACATATTTATGAATGAGCAGATGATGCAAAATAAAAACTCAAACAATAAATCACAAACTTTAAATCCAATAGTTCCAACATTACCTCCTGCAAGGCGGAGTTCTCAGCGTACATGTAAAGGTCGTCGATATCAGGCGTTGATTACAGAAGGGCTATTGCAATCAGCAAAGGAAAGAAAatcaaatagtaataaaaaatcaCCTCCTTCACAAGACAAAATGAAGAACAAACCAAACTCAGTTGCCGAAAACCATATTTTGTCTtccgttaaaaagaaaagaaaaaaagaagcagtTGATAAAAACAGAAATGTTAAAACAGAGGAACTAGAAGTTGAAAAAGG tttgtttaatCTGGAAGAAAAAATCGCATCTTTACCAAAATGTAATTTTGAGCATttgaacaagaaaaagaaaataatgttggAAACTAATTCAAACAGtataaaaatcgaaaattctAATGTGTTTGCTTCTACCTCATCGACAGATAATCATACATCATCTTTTATTAATGAATGGCAGAATATTTCATCTAGTGGAAGGTATAAAACTGG agGCTTCGATTTGGAGCAAGAAATCGCATCACTTCCAAAGTGCAATTTCGATTTGCtagcaaaacgaaaaaaaaaagattga
- the LOC129231321 gene encoding uncharacterized protein LOC129231321 isoform X1, producing the protein MSGVRRPMNAFFMFCKRHRDIVREKYPHLENRSITKILGEWWANLDPSEKASYTALAKQYKEAFMKAHPDFKWYKLPAPPTRTLITRPSNRGLPNQYEKSSHSSDNCGITLGKLVDDEQLGGLSSLISSSVPGSVPASSNISNVLNSAMAQKSSKNILKPPKKRYIVNGQFKCVSETNVDSRDFQTRNACSALLELAEICTSSAARESSTLALDSSNELTEGKYSEPLTGSNNFKYQFGCSDSADRPKTASLTHPMLCSLQETNEHSKKLPISVPLNTEVNAIHRTENAFSHQDQPLDLCKNRGKTITTSHQQLIDHFVDKFLCDKPLPQSSYCKSSIIDADFCKMFSDKSASDLYHTKDEKPNHSGFTLSVAIESAVDKAYSKDSAKSNDFEVPESSRAILEHITRGNCDEPLKLEKMQEKLPDEKKELKSSNQNVECANQSQCTELNMKNNLDSNLKSDIISPVNINNNEKQVKETFSNVHENSSSNFFRKVITPPKKSRVWCNIFMNEQMMQNKNSNNKSQTLNPIVPTLPPARRSSQRTCKGRRYQALITEGLLQSAKERKSNSNKKSPPSQDKMKNKPNSVAENHILSSVKKKRKKEAVDKNRNVKTEELEVEKGLFNLEEKIASLPKCNFEHLNKKKKIMLETNSNSIKIENSNVFASTSSTDNHTSSFINEWQNISSSGRYKTGGFDLEQEIASLPKCNFDLLAKRKKKD; encoded by the exons TATAAAGAGGCATTCATGAAAGCACATCCTGATTTCAAATGGTATAAGCTGCCTGCTCCACCTACTAGAACACTTATAACCAGACCCTCAAATAGAGGCCTGCCAAATCAATATGAAAAAAGTTCCCATAGTTCTGACAATTGTGGTATAACATTAGGAAAGTTAGTTG ATGATGAGCAGCTTGGTGGCCTAAGTTCACTTATTAGTTCGTCAGTTCCTGGGTCTGTGCCTGCATCgagtaatatttcaaatgttttgaaCTCTGCAATGGCTcaaaaaagtagcaaaaatatcTTAAAACCTCCTAAGAAAAGGTACATAGTCAACGGGCAATTCAAATGTGTTTCTGAAACAAATGTTGATTCGAGAGATTTCCAAACTCGCAATGCTTGTTCTGCATTATTAGAGCTTGCTGAG ATTTGTACAAGTAGTGCTGCCCGTGAAAGTTCCACTTTGGCTTTAGATTCAAGTAATGAGCTAACTGAGGGGAAGTATTCAGAGCCTCTTACAGGTAGCAATAACTTTAAATATCAGTTTGGTTGCTCGGATTCCGCTGATCGTCCAAAAACTGCTTCATTAACACATCCTATGCTGTGTAGTTTACAAGAGACTAATGAACATTCGAAAAAACTTCCAATTTCTGTGCCTCTTAATACAGAAGTCAACGCAATTCATAGGACAGAAAATGCTTTCTCTCATCAAGACCAACCTCTTGATCTGTGCAAGAATAGAGGTAAAACTATAACTACTAGCCACCAGCAACTTATTGATCACtttgttgataaatttttgtgTGATAAACCTTTACCTCAAAGCAGCTATTGTAAATCGTCTATCATAGATGCAgacttttgtaaaatgttttctgataaaagtgcCAGTGACTTATATCATACTAAGGATGAAAAGCCTAATCATTCCGGATTTACTTTATCTGTTGCAATTGAGTCTGCTGTAGATAAAGCATATAGCAAAGATTCTGCCAAGTCAAATGATTTTGAAGTGCCAGAGTCCTCTCGTGCAATTCTTGAACATATCACTCGAGGCAATTGTGATGAACctttaaaactggaaaaaatgcaagaaaaattgcCTGATGagaaaaaagagttaaaatctaGCAATCAAAATGTAGAATGTGCAAACCAATCTCAATGTACTGAGctaaacatgaaaaataatttagacTCTAATTTAAAGAGTGATATAATTAGTCctgtaaatataaataataatgagAAACAAGTCAAGGAAACTTTCTCTAATGTGCATGAAAACAGCAGTAGTAATTTCTTTAGGAAAGTAATTACTCCGCCAAAGAAGTCGCGTGTTTGGTGCAACATATTTATGAATGAGCAGATGATGCAAAATAAAAACTCAAACAATAAATCACAAACTTTAAATCCAATAGTTCCAACATTACCTCCTGCAAGGCGGAGTTCTCAGCGTACATGTAAAGGTCGTCGATATCAGGCGTTGATTACAGAAGGGCTATTGCAATCAGCAAAGGAAAGAAAatcaaatagtaataaaaaatcaCCTCCTTCACAAGACAAAATGAAGAACAAACCAAACTCAGTTGCCGAAAACCATATTTTGTCTtccgttaaaaagaaaagaaaaaaagaagcagtTGATAAAAACAGAAATGTTAAAACAGAGGAACTAGAAGTTGAAAAAGG tttgtttaatCTGGAAGAAAAAATCGCATCTTTACCAAAATGTAATTTTGAGCATttgaacaagaaaaagaaaataatgttggAAACTAATTCAAACAGtataaaaatcgaaaattctAATGTGTTTGCTTCTACCTCATCGACAGATAATCATACATCATCTTTTATTAATGAATGGCAGAATATTTCATCTAGTGGAAGGTATAAAACTGG agGCTTCGATTTGGAGCAAGAAATCGCATCACTTCCAAAGTGCAATTTCGATTTGCtagcaaaacgaaaaaaaaaagattga